Proteins encoded by one window of Bacteroidia bacterium:
- a CDS encoding bifunctional 3-deoxy-7-phosphoheptulonate synthase/chorismate mutase type II has product MFNKFHHSLSSLVDPLWIAGPCSAEDEQQLTELAIRLKIGGAHILRAGAWKPRTRPGAFEGFGASALKWIKAAGDVSGLPVITEVASAKHVEQALIAGIDMFWIGARTTVSPFLIQEIADALKGVDIPVFVKNPVNPDVKLWMGAIERFMQSGISRIASIHRGFSSYENSTYRNKPNWELAIELRRLLPHVPIICDPSHISGDAAMVPTLTQIASDLQYDGVMVEVHLNPAKALSDAMQQITPDDFSYLKKQTIIRQPTAKDPVELSKLHDLRDLIDELDNEIIEKIAGRMEVARKIGQYKDQNNMAILQLDRFKEILKSRTETGLRNQLTPDFILRLYSLIHEESIAQQDKQMTKPELRASSKANKH; this is encoded by the coding sequence ATGTTTAATAAGTTTCACCATTCACTCAGCTCACTTGTTGACCCATTGTGGATTGCAGGTCCATGCAGTGCCGAAGACGAGCAGCAACTGACTGAACTGGCCATCAGGCTAAAAATTGGGGGTGCACATATTTTACGTGCCGGTGCATGGAAACCCCGCACCCGACCCGGTGCCTTCGAAGGCTTTGGCGCTTCTGCACTCAAATGGATCAAAGCTGCTGGAGATGTTTCCGGCCTGCCTGTTATTACAGAAGTGGCTAGTGCCAAACATGTGGAGCAGGCACTTATTGCCGGCATTGATATGTTTTGGATTGGTGCACGCACAACAGTAAGCCCATTCCTCATTCAGGAAATTGCTGATGCTTTAAAAGGAGTAGATATTCCCGTATTTGTAAAAAATCCCGTCAATCCCGATGTCAAATTATGGATGGGTGCCATCGAAAGGTTTATGCAAAGTGGAATTAGCAGAATAGCTTCCATTCATCGTGGTTTTTCGAGCTACGAAAACAGCACCTATAGAAATAAACCTAATTGGGAATTGGCTATCGAACTCAGACGCCTGTTGCCTCACGTACCCATCATTTGCGACCCTAGCCATATAAGCGGTGATGCTGCTATGGTGCCAACGCTCACACAAATTGCATCCGATTTGCAATATGATGGTGTAATGGTAGAAGTGCATTTGAATCCCGCAAAGGCATTGAGTGATGCAATGCAACAAATCACACCCGATGATTTTAGTTATTTAAAAAAACAAACTATTATAAGGCAACCAACAGCCAAGGACCCTGTTGAACTAAGTAAGTTGCACGATTTACGTGATCTGATAGATGAATTAGATAATGAAATTATTGAAAAAATTGCAGGCAGAATGGAAGTAGCACGAAAAATTGGGCAGTATAAGGATCAAAATAATATGGCTATTCTGCAATTAGATCGATTTAAAGAAATTCTCAAATCAAGAACTGAAACAGGGTTGCGCAACCAGCTAACGCCCGATTTTATTTTAAGATTATATAGCCTCATACATGAGGAGTCAATTGCACAACAAGATAAGCAGATGACCAAGCCTGAACTTAGAGCCTCTTCAAAAGCAAATAAACATTAA
- the aroB gene encoding 3-dehydroquinate synthase — translation MIDFADSSYILTGIRKQELIDFLQNCNNQMRKIFVLCDTNTQKHCLPLLLKKFPQTKSASVYSVNPGEAFKTIETATAFWKFLLQQQADKHTVIINLGGGVITDLGGFAASLFKRGVDFIHVPTTLLAMVDAAVGGKNGVNIDSYKNQSGTIVLPEYVYIDTDFLETLQRDEKVNGYAEMIKHALVAGKPFYKELSEKRNFEELQSIEKAISIKQRIVAADPYEKKERKLLNFGHTIAHALESFYQSHQQCIFHGRAVAAGIMVESYLSRKMGFISDDELNHITEFILSLFAFDDKVLDVEELLPFMMADKKNKQGQIRFTLLESVGKGIVDVAVPIADIEEALVWFSKQNARYGL, via the coding sequence GTGATTGATTTTGCCGATAGTAGTTACATCCTGACCGGTATTAGAAAACAGGAGTTAATAGATTTTTTGCAGAATTGTAATAATCAAATGCGAAAAATATTTGTGCTATGCGACACCAATACACAAAAGCATTGCTTGCCTTTGTTACTGAAAAAATTCCCGCAAACCAAATCTGCATCTGTATATTCTGTTAATCCCGGTGAAGCGTTTAAAACAATTGAAACGGCAACGGCATTCTGGAAGTTCCTTCTGCAGCAACAGGCAGATAAGCACACTGTAATTATTAATCTGGGTGGTGGTGTAATTACGGATTTGGGAGGGTTTGCAGCCTCACTGTTTAAAAGGGGAGTTGATTTTATTCATGTCCCTACAACCTTGCTGGCTATGGTTGATGCTGCTGTTGGAGGCAAGAATGGTGTAAATATAGATAGCTATAAAAATCAAAGTGGAACTATTGTTTTGCCTGAATATGTTTATATAGATACAGATTTTTTAGAAACACTGCAGCGTGATGAAAAAGTCAATGGCTATGCCGAAATGATAAAACATGCGCTCGTTGCCGGCAAGCCGTTTTATAAAGAACTTTCAGAGAAACGCAATTTTGAAGAATTACAAAGCATTGAAAAGGCAATTTCAATAAAACAAAGAATTGTTGCAGCCGACCCTTATGAAAAGAAAGAACGCAAACTGCTCAACTTCGGTCACACTATTGCTCATGCATTGGAGTCATTTTATCAGTCGCATCAGCAATGTATTTTTCATGGCAGGGCAGTTGCTGCAGGTATAATGGTGGAGTCTTATCTCTCCCGCAAAATGGGTTTTATTTCTGATGATGAATTAAATCATATCACCGAATTTATTCTGTCACTGTTTGCATTTGATGATAAGGTTTTGGATGTTGAAGAACTGTTGCCTTTTATGATGGCAGATAAGAAAAACAAACAAGGGCAAATACGTTTCACATTACTTGAATCTGTCGGCAAAGGAATTGTGGATGTTGCAGTTCCAATAGCAGATATTGAAGAGGCTTTAGTCTGGTTTTCAAAACAAAATGCAAGGTATGGCCTTTAG
- a CDS encoding T9SS type A sorting domain-containing protein, producing MRFFFVFLFSLLMVHQTSTSQTFNKYTTPVVIKNGQPLRNAWAGGFNSAMFQAIDMNNDGKKDLFTFEKQSESTYPGVFKIRTFINYGSAGNVDYRYDPFYEKLFPQDMTNFCLLVDYNGDGREDIFTYNRTVSGFNVYQNDIITSGTLSFSLQYQGLQTCYLNAGGNCFTTSLYVAPVNQPVLFDINNDGDLDVLTFQISANFIEYHENMAKELFNRTDTLVLSEVNSKWGHMSLSSNSNSAVLGLPRIPLTNTNADVLSNRHSGTCMIAFDDDGDGDADLLNGDLLGDNILYLHNGASNNGSDSIDWQDTSFPANGGPVNYVTFPSAYLLDTDNDGITDMIVSSCTESQAENLNNNWYYHNSGSNTSPDFQYVKNKFLTDEMIDVGSASMPVFFDVDADGKTDIVIGNKGYFITQSGPAHYEAALSWYKNTSTGPCPEFTLVSSNFGSFQQYNYKNIYPAFGDLDGDGDADLLLGNEDGTFHYYTNTAGAGNIPQYTLTTGGFNFQNLDVGSNSTPQLYDINNDGLLDLISGELFGKISYFQNTGTVNAPLFILMTTTFGNINVTNTAQTFYGYSVPHLFSDNGTLKLLVGSESGDLFLYDSISTTTGSSFHLISNHAYLIHEPPRAAPAMADLNNDGSPEIIVGNQAGGLSFYSNSLPGCPLAVNNIISDFQVNIYPNPANSQLFIETDDDDLKKQITLTDLSGRIIHSQNTSSNRTLLTTEAFANGIYLINIATPFNNITKKIIIRHD from the coding sequence ATGAGATTTTTTTTTGTTTTTCTGTTTTCATTGCTGATGGTTCATCAAACATCAACATCACAGACATTTAATAAATACACCACACCTGTTGTAATCAAAAATGGCCAGCCGCTACGCAATGCATGGGCCGGAGGTTTTAACTCGGCAATGTTTCAGGCTATTGATATGAACAATGATGGCAAAAAAGATTTATTTACATTTGAGAAACAATCGGAGTCAACCTATCCGGGAGTTTTTAAAATAAGAACTTTTATTAATTATGGAAGTGCGGGAAATGTTGACTACCGTTATGATCCATTTTATGAAAAACTTTTTCCTCAGGATATGACAAACTTTTGTCTACTTGTTGATTATAATGGTGATGGTCGTGAAGATATTTTTACTTACAATCGTACTGTTTCAGGGTTTAATGTTTATCAAAATGATATTATTACTTCCGGGACACTATCATTTTCACTCCAATATCAAGGATTACAAACTTGTTATCTGAATGCCGGTGGAAATTGCTTTACAACCAGCCTTTATGTAGCGCCAGTCAATCAACCTGTATTATTTGATATCAACAATGATGGCGACCTTGATGTGCTGACATTTCAGATTTCTGCAAATTTTATTGAATACCACGAAAACATGGCTAAAGAATTATTCAACAGAACGGATACACTTGTCTTGTCTGAAGTTAATTCAAAGTGGGGACACATGTCATTGAGCAGCAATTCCAACAGTGCAGTTCTTGGCTTACCCAGGATTCCGCTGACCAATACCAATGCTGATGTTTTATCCAACCGCCATTCCGGTACGTGTATGATTGCATTTGATGATGATGGCGATGGTGATGCTGACTTGCTAAATGGTGATTTATTAGGCGACAACATCCTATATCTGCATAATGGCGCAAGTAATAATGGCTCAGATAGTATTGACTGGCAGGACACCTCATTTCCAGCCAATGGTGGTCCTGTAAATTATGTGACATTTCCGAGTGCTTATTTGTTAGATACAGATAATGACGGCATAACAGATATGATTGTTTCTTCCTGCACAGAGTCACAAGCCGAAAATCTGAATAACAACTGGTATTATCATAATTCCGGAAGTAATACATCTCCCGATTTTCAATATGTAAAAAATAAATTTCTTACTGATGAAATGATTGATGTTGGCTCCGCTTCAATGCCGGTGTTCTTTGATGTTGATGCCGATGGTAAAACAGATATTGTTATTGGCAACAAAGGATATTTTATTACACAAAGTGGGCCTGCACATTATGAAGCTGCATTGTCTTGGTATAAGAATACCAGTACAGGGCCATGTCCTGAATTTACATTGGTATCAAGCAACTTTGGCTCCTTTCAACAATACAATTACAAAAACATCTATCCTGCCTTTGGCGACCTTGATGGTGATGGCGATGCTGACTTATTACTCGGTAATGAAGATGGCACTTTTCATTACTACACCAATACTGCCGGTGCAGGAAATATTCCTCAATACACGTTAACAACCGGTGGATTTAATTTTCAGAATTTAGATGTAGGCAGCAATAGCACCCCACAACTTTATGATATCAACAACGATGGGTTATTGGACTTAATTTCAGGTGAGCTATTCGGTAAAATATCATACTTCCAGAATACCGGAACCGTTAATGCGCCATTATTTATACTCATGACAACTACATTCGGCAATATCAATGTTACCAACACAGCACAGACATTTTATGGCTACAGCGTACCTCATTTATTTTCTGACAATGGCACACTAAAGCTTCTTGTTGGTTCAGAAAGTGGTGATTTGTTTTTATATGACAGCATAAGCACAACAACAGGAAGCAGTTTTCACCTGATCAGTAATCATGCATACTTAATTCATGAACCACCACGTGCTGCCCCTGCAATGGCTGACCTTAATAATGATGGCTCTCCGGAAATAATTGTAGGCAATCAGGCCGGTGGATTATCATTCTATTCTAATTCATTACCGGGATGCCCACTTGCCGTTAATAATATCATATCAGATTTTCAGGTTAATATTTATCCTAACCCTGCCAACTCACAGCTATTCATTGAAACTGATGACGATGACTTAAAAAAACAAATTACGCTGACTGATTTATCAGGAAGAATTATTCATTCTCAAAACACTTCATCGAACAGAACGTTATTGACAACAGAAGCTTTTGCTAATGGAATATATTTAATAAACATTGCAACACCATTCAATAATATTACAAAAAAAATAATCATTCGTCATGATTAA
- a CDS encoding T9SS type A sorting domain-containing protein gives MKINIICPVLRHLLLCLIIFATINTVYAQNYSKYTSPKVFVNNQALKNPWAGGINSPLYSTIDLNNDGIKDLFLFDKQFGAAYPGSYKIRTFINQGTAGQVDYIYAPFYERFFPQNLHDWVLLVDYDCDGNEDIFTYSYSGGMEVYHNDVTPGNNLSFSLTYPLIHSLFLGGAYANLYVSNVNLPVLHDVNGDGDLDVLTFTLLGGTIEYHENYAKELYNRCDTLVYRQVRQCYAQVGLSAVSNTAILDFNNCFFLAPPPLPDSLIKTPRHNGSCMIGYDQDGDGDLDLINGDILGNNLLYLENSGVPGVSDSIHLQDTLFPSYDVPAVFKTFPAPFYFDADNDGAKDLIVSSCTEYLTEDFQNSWLYKNVGSNNSNQFQFVKKRFLTDEMIDVGSGAYVRFFDVDNDGKKDLIIGNFGYFTQDSASGHYESALSYYHNITTGSLPEFEFVTDDFNNLRSLGRVGLNATFGDLNGDGFADMILGDKDGILHYYLNNGTTPATFTLAPNGFNFQNIDVGTNSFPFLADINNDGLLDLIIGERYGYIYYYQNTGTATTPAFTYVTNKLGNVFVGNAQSFYGFSYPHFYKENGVSKLLVSNENGYIQKYDNIDGNLGGTFNQVSTNMFSVFEPYQASFDIADLNGDGMDEVITGCYAGGLSIYSKNLPVGLAENIHFEKDITVYPNPAKDYIVFELNKNNSHNGRFQLSDISGKVIMEGPFQNYINTISLQGLNNGIYILQITESNHFSSHKVVKF, from the coding sequence ATGAAAATCAACATCATCTGCCCTGTTTTAAGACATCTGTTGCTATGTCTGATAATATTTGCAACCATTAATACAGTTTATGCACAGAACTACAGCAAGTACACTTCTCCAAAAGTATTTGTCAATAATCAGGCCTTAAAAAATCCATGGGCAGGTGGTATCAACTCACCTCTTTACAGCACAATTGATTTAAACAATGATGGTATAAAAGATTTGTTTTTATTCGATAAACAATTTGGCGCAGCCTATCCGGGCTCTTATAAAATCCGGACTTTTATCAATCAGGGAACGGCAGGTCAAGTTGATTATATATATGCACCTTTTTATGAGCGTTTTTTTCCACAAAACCTGCATGACTGGGTGCTATTGGTTGATTATGATTGTGACGGCAATGAAGATATTTTTACCTACTCCTATTCGGGCGGCATGGAAGTGTATCATAATGATGTCACTCCCGGAAACAACCTGTCCTTTAGCTTAACTTACCCACTAATTCATAGTTTATTTCTGGGAGGCGCTTATGCCAATTTGTATGTGAGTAATGTAAACCTTCCTGTGCTGCATGATGTAAATGGTGATGGTGATTTGGATGTACTAACGTTTACCTTACTTGGCGGCACTATTGAGTATCATGAAAATTATGCGAAAGAACTTTATAACCGCTGCGACACTTTGGTATATCGTCAGGTACGACAGTGTTATGCTCAAGTTGGTTTAAGTGCCGTTTCCAATACTGCCATTCTCGATTTTAATAATTGTTTTTTTCTGGCACCGCCTCCACTTCCCGATTCACTGATAAAAACACCACGTCACAATGGCTCCTGTATGATAGGATATGATCAGGATGGCGATGGCGATCTTGATTTGATTAATGGCGATATTCTTGGCAACAACCTGCTGTATCTGGAAAACAGTGGTGTGCCCGGTGTGAGCGATTCCATTCACTTACAAGATACCTTATTTCCATCGTATGATGTGCCAGCAGTATTCAAAACATTTCCTGCGCCTTTTTATTTCGATGCCGATAATGATGGGGCGAAAGATTTGATTGTTTCAAGTTGTACAGAATATCTGACCGAAGATTTTCAAAATTCATGGCTCTATAAAAATGTTGGCTCAAACAACAGCAATCAGTTTCAATTTGTAAAAAAACGTTTCCTGACAGATGAGATGATTGATGTAGGTTCCGGTGCTTATGTGCGTTTTTTTGATGTAGATAATGACGGAAAAAAAGATCTGATAATAGGAAACTTCGGTTATTTTACTCAGGACTCTGCAAGTGGACATTACGAATCTGCTTTGTCTTATTATCATAACATCACAACAGGTTCTCTACCTGAATTTGAGTTTGTGACGGATGACTTTAACAACCTGCGTTCGTTAGGCAGAGTTGGGTTGAATGCCACATTTGGCGACCTTAACGGAGATGGATTTGCCGATATGATATTGGGTGATAAAGATGGGATTTTACATTACTACCTTAATAACGGCACAACGCCTGCAACATTCACACTAGCACCTAATGGCTTTAACTTTCAAAACATTGATGTTGGAACAAATAGCTTTCCGTTTTTAGCTGACATCAATAATGATGGACTCTTAGACCTTATTATCGGTGAACGATATGGCTATATTTATTACTATCAGAATACAGGTACTGCAACCACTCCTGCTTTTACCTATGTTACCAATAAATTAGGCAATGTCTTTGTTGGCAATGCACAATCTTTTTACGGATTCAGTTATCCTCACTTTTACAAAGAAAATGGTGTATCGAAACTTTTGGTTTCAAATGAAAACGGATACATTCAGAAATACGATAACATTGATGGCAATCTTGGTGGCACATTTAATCAGGTTTCTACAAACATGTTTTCAGTTTTCGAACCCTATCAGGCGTCATTCGATATTGCCGACCTTAACGGTGACGGCATGGACGAAGTTATTACCGGATGTTATGCAGGAGGGCTTTCCATTTATTCAAAAAATCTGCCTGTAGGTTTAGCAGAAAATATTCATTTCGAAAAAGATATTACCGTCTATCCAAATCCTGCCAAAGATTATATTGTTTTTGAGCTCAATAAAAACAATTCACATAACGGCAGATTTCAACTGTCTGATATTTCAGGCAAGGTAATTATGGAAGGCCCCTTTCAAAACTATATCAATACTATTAGTCTTCAGGGACTGAATAATGGTATTTATATTCTACAAATTACTGAAAGCAATCATTTCAGCTCACACAAGGTTGTTAAGTTTTAA
- a CDS encoding YajQ family cyclic di-GMP-binding protein, with product MPSFDIVNEIDIQKLDNAINVAKKEIVNRYDFHGSKTEIDLDKKEMQLKIVTEDQMRMDAIRDIIISRSMKQGVDPKCFDFGKEQYASGNMVRKDVKIKKGIDKETAKTIVKYIKETGMKVQASIMDEQVRVTGKKIDDLQQVIAEVKNKPVELPLQYVNFRS from the coding sequence ATGCCATCATTTGATATTGTAAATGAAATAGACATTCAGAAATTAGACAATGCCATTAATGTGGCAAAGAAGGAAATTGTTAACCGATACGATTTTCATGGTTCAAAAACAGAAATTGATTTGGACAAGAAAGAAATGCAGTTAAAGATTGTTACCGAAGACCAGATGCGCATGGATGCCATTCGCGATATCATCATCAGCCGAAGTATGAAGCAGGGTGTTGACCCAAAATGTTTTGACTTCGGTAAGGAACAATATGCTTCCGGCAACATGGTTCGAAAAGATGTAAAGATTAAAAAGGGAATTGATAAGGAAACGGCAAAAACTATTGTCAAATATATTAAAGAAACAGGGATGAAAGTTCAGGCATCCATTATGGACGAGCAAGTGCGTGTAACCGGAAAAAAAATTGATGACTTGCAACAAGTTATTGCCGAGGTCAAGAATAAGCCTGTGGAATTACCCTTGCAATATGTCAATTTCCGGTCATGA
- a CDS encoding VOC family protein: MKKVTGIGGIFFKCKDPNKMRDWYQQNLGLKTNPYGAVFEWYQGADNSKKGFTTWSPFDDKTKYFEPSSKEFMINYRVENIEALVEELRNSGVTVVDAIETYDYGKFVHILDPEGNKIELWEPNDAAYEELGKQLKSETTK, encoded by the coding sequence ATGAAAAAAGTAACAGGCATTGGAGGAATATTTTTTAAATGCAAAGACCCAAATAAAATGCGTGATTGGTATCAACAGAATCTTGGCTTAAAAACCAACCCTTACGGAGCAGTTTTCGAGTGGTATCAGGGAGCAGATAATTCTAAAAAAGGTTTTACTACCTGGAGTCCTTTTGATGACAAGACCAAATATTTTGAACCTTCGTCAAAAGAATTTATGATTAACTACCGTGTTGAAAATATTGAAGCACTTGTTGAAGAGCTGCGTAACTCGGGTGTAACGGTGGTTGATGCTATTGAAACATACGATTACGGTAAATTTGTTCACATACTCGATCCTGAAGGTAATAAAATTGAATTGTGGGAGCCGAATGATGCAGCGTATGAAGAGTTGGGTAAGCAACTGAAAAGTGAGACCACAAAGTGA